A genomic window from Candidatus Andeanibacterium colombiense includes:
- a CDS encoding AsmA family protein translates to MRKDVAKPMTSLAAIRQRTDAVAHAIWNPAWLQRRPKPLRMAIRAVGIVFLMLFLVWLVLFVTKGRFLKHPFENIAGSMLHREIRVGGDFNLYFAPIDIRFKAEKIRVSNPAWARSKDLFTADLVDSRIRTFPLIFGRQKIRWLTLRNSNVALEWDAKGERNSWTFSEEKGKPFHLPQIERGSVIDTTLAYRDPRLQLFADIAVETVKAQDSRFDSDIRFTGKGTMRAKPFTLSGSLLSPNETIAGGHNELAVHAQAARTTLDVSGTLPGATQIEGADLKLGVHGFDIADLFDFLGIAVPATRSYRLNSALTYDGNRWKFTRLKGVFGDSDIAGSLLIAMPNDRLKLTADLHTNTLDIIDAGPFIGYDPERLDTLGARGAIRQVGGHPRVLPDATLRIDAISRFDADVHYRVAKVRAQSFPLSDIDLTLGLDRSLLTLKPFKANLAGGRLTADIALNAREPAVLTSYDIRLSPTPMGKLLARFGVEESGTSGTLSARVQMRGMGDSLRQSLATSNGRIVVIFPQGTFWTRNIQLAELDIGTFVQKMFEKKLKDPVQVNCGLIGFTVRNGIAAADPILIDTKKNVILGYGGFSFKSEAIDMSVRADAKTFSLFSGQSPVGVEGYFAEPRIDPISGELVTRAGAGLGLGIFATPVAGLLAFIDPGDAKAAACGPVLAGARAAAQKTAKGKPREDVGAGTTAKSKDGRQPLDKADEQRKKFKG, encoded by the coding sequence GTGCGTAAGGACGTTGCCAAGCCTATGACCAGTCTTGCCGCGATCCGCCAGCGCACCGACGCCGTCGCCCACGCGATCTGGAATCCGGCATGGCTCCAGCGCCGCCCGAAGCCGCTCAGGATGGCGATTCGCGCAGTCGGAATCGTGTTTCTGATGCTGTTCCTGGTGTGGCTGGTGCTGTTCGTCACCAAGGGCCGGTTCCTCAAGCACCCGTTCGAGAATATCGCCGGTTCGATGCTCCACCGCGAGATCAGGGTCGGGGGTGACTTCAACCTCTATTTCGCGCCGATCGATATCAGGTTCAAAGCGGAGAAGATCCGCGTCTCCAACCCGGCGTGGGCGCGCTCGAAGGATCTGTTCACCGCTGACCTGGTCGATAGCCGCATCCGCACCTTCCCGCTGATCTTCGGCCGACAGAAAATCCGCTGGCTGACCCTGCGCAATTCGAATGTCGCGCTCGAATGGGACGCGAAGGGCGAACGCAACAGCTGGACCTTCAGCGAGGAGAAGGGGAAGCCGTTCCACCTCCCGCAGATCGAGCGCGGCAGCGTGATCGACACCACGCTCGCCTATCGCGATCCCCGGCTGCAACTGTTCGCCGATATCGCGGTGGAGACGGTCAAGGCGCAGGACAGCCGGTTCGACAGCGATATCCGCTTCACCGGCAAGGGCACGATGCGCGCGAAGCCGTTCACGCTCTCGGGTAGCCTGCTGAGCCCGAACGAGACGATTGCCGGCGGGCACAACGAACTGGCGGTGCATGCGCAGGCGGCCCGGACCACGCTCGACGTTTCGGGCACGCTACCCGGCGCGACCCAGATCGAGGGCGCGGATCTCAAATTGGGCGTGCACGGCTTCGATATCGCCGACCTGTTCGACTTCCTCGGCATCGCGGTCCCGGCGACCCGCTCCTATCGGTTGAACTCCGCCCTTACCTATGACGGGAATAGGTGGAAGTTCACCCGGCTCAAGGGCGTGTTCGGCGACAGCGACATCGCGGGTTCGCTCCTGATCGCAATGCCGAACGACCGGTTGAAGCTGACCGCCGACCTCCACACAAACACGCTCGACATCATCGATGCCGGACCGTTCATCGGTTACGATCCCGAGCGGCTGGACACGCTGGGGGCAAGGGGCGCGATCCGGCAGGTGGGCGGCCATCCGCGCGTGCTGCCCGACGCGACCCTGCGCATCGACGCGATCAGCCGCTTCGATGCGGACGTGCATTACCGCGTCGCCAAGGTCCGCGCGCAAAGCTTCCCGCTGAGCGACATCGACCTGACGCTCGGCCTCGACCGCTCGCTGCTGACGCTCAAGCCGTTCAAGGCCAATCTTGCGGGCGGCCGGCTGACCGCCGACATCGCGCTGAACGCCCGCGAGCCCGCGGTGCTGACCTCTTACGACATCCGCCTCTCGCCGACCCCGATGGGCAAGCTCCTCGCGCGCTTCGGGGTCGAGGAATCGGGCACCAGCGGCACGCTTTCGGCGCGGGTGCAGATGCGCGGCATGGGCGACAGCCTGCGCCAGAGCCTCGCGACCTCGAACGGCCGGATCGTGGTGATCTTCCCGCAAGGCACTTTCTGGACCCGCAACATCCAGCTGGCGGAGCTCGACATCGGCACCTTCGTCCAGAAGATGTTCGAAAAGAAGCTCAAGGATCCGGTTCAGGTCAATTGCGGGCTGATCGGCTTCACCGTGCGCAACGGTATCGCGGCAGCCGATCCGATCCTGATCGATACGAAGAAGAATGTGATCCTCGGCTACGGCGGGTTCAGCTTCAAGAGCGAGGCGATCGACATGTCGGTGCGCGCCGATGCGAAGACCTTCAGCCTGTTCTCGGGCCAGTCGCCGGTCGGGGTCGAGGGCTATTTCGCCGAGCCGCGGATCGATCCGATCAGCGGCGAACTGGTCACGCGCGCCGGGGCTGGCCTCGGCCTCGGCATCTTCGCCACGCCGGTCGCCGGGCTGCTGGCCTTCATCGATCCGGGCGATGCCAAGGCCGCCGCCTGCGGCCCGGTGCTGGCCGGCGCCCGCGCCGCCGCGCAGAAGACCGCCAAGGGCAAGCCGCGCGAGGATGTCGGCGCCGGCACCACCGCGAAGAGCAAGGACGGCAGGCAACCGCTCGACAAGGCGGACGAGCAGCGCAAGAAGTTCAAGGGTTAG
- a CDS encoding gamma-glutamylcyclotransferase produces MARHFFFYGTLRRDLVTAPSAKLIEGLELVGPATLKGRIFAKFDPRGAYPVLLRDGIGTVHGIVCRGGERFTIRSLAALDRYEGAARAGGEYVRRPMPVMLGRGGAITADAYLYTRRVTPDLIPIPHGDFARWLAETGERPFG; encoded by the coding sequence ATGGCACGGCATTTCTTCTTCTACGGCACTTTGCGGCGCGATCTCGTCACCGCCCCTTCGGCCAAGCTGATCGAAGGGCTCGAACTGGTCGGCCCGGCCACCCTGAAAGGCCGCATATTCGCCAAGTTCGACCCGCGCGGGGCCTATCCGGTGCTGCTGCGCGACGGGATCGGGACGGTTCACGGGATTGTCTGCCGCGGCGGCGAGCGTTTCACCATCCGCAGCCTGGCCGCGCTCGACCGTTACGAGGGCGCCGCGCGGGCCGGCGGCGAATATGTCCGGCGGCCGATGCCGGTAATGCTCGGCCGCGGCGGGGCGATCACCGCCGATGCCTATCTCTATACGCGGCGCGTGACGCCGGACCTGATCCCGATCCCCCACGGCGATTTCGCGCGCTGGCTGGCGGAGACCGGCGAGCGGCCGTTCGGATAA
- a CDS encoding outer membrane beta-barrel protein, giving the protein MKYLFAAAVLACGLAQPAFAEQGGNDKAGFRAEARVTLETPTVSNIVEDDDVYKLGTKLAFGGEAGFDIAASDKVVVGPYGTFEVSTVKSCEGGDCISATNNYAVGLHVGLKVGKRGLAYVKAGYASLGIKVASGGLSVTERGNGVEGAVGYEQGFGKSFYGRLEFGYGDNGKIYGIDFQRRHASIALGARI; this is encoded by the coding sequence ATGAAATATCTGTTTGCTGCCGCCGTGCTGGCGTGCGGTCTCGCTCAACCTGCGTTTGCCGAACAGGGCGGCAATGACAAGGCCGGCTTCCGCGCGGAGGCGCGCGTCACGCTCGAAACGCCGACCGTGAGCAATATCGTGGAAGACGACGACGTCTATAAACTCGGCACCAAGCTGGCTTTCGGGGGCGAAGCCGGGTTCGACATCGCCGCGAGCGACAAGGTGGTGGTCGGCCCCTACGGGACTTTCGAGGTGTCGACCGTGAAGAGCTGCGAGGGTGGCGACTGCATCAGCGCGACCAACAATTACGCGGTCGGCCTGCATGTCGGCCTCAAGGTCGGCAAGCGCGGCCTGGCCTACGTCAAGGCCGGCTATGCGAGCCTCGGGATCAAGGTCGCAAGCGGCGGCCTCAGCGTCACCGAACGCGGCAACGGGGTCGAAGGGGCGGTCGGCTACGAGCAGGGCTTCGGCAAGAGCTTCTACGGCCGGCTCGAGTTCGGTTACGGCGACAATGGCAAGATCTACGGGATCGACTTCCAGCGCCGCCATGCGAGCATCGCGCTGGGCGCGCGCATCTGA